In the Serinus canaria isolate serCan28SL12 chromosome 22, serCan2020, whole genome shotgun sequence genome, one interval contains:
- the NUDT18 gene encoding 8-oxo-dGDP phosphatase NUDT18: MGDAPVPELEAVLDGGAWEVGATFEGSPATPGPVRLGRNVCYVVLAVLFNQEDALLLVQEAKPECRGRWYLPAGRMEPGEAIVAALRREVREESGLECEPVTLLALEERGPAWIRFSFLARATGGTLKTLEEADSESLQATWWPGDPRSLPLRSPDILPVLELAARYRRSPAHPPTLPRELPCSPLCLRLLLPFSNASGDLWLLLATAGTPHLPVVACGTSPSELRAGLRPPLLRLLRERLAWEPQPAALGLLGLQHRPGDSGDTDGICFNVLLSVAPGRQREQPPEPRDPALCWWPVREERLRGRVLRRLRATVPVRS; the protein is encoded by the exons ATGGGGGACGCGCCGGTGCCGGAGCTGGAGGCGGTGCTGGATGGAGGCGCCTGGGAGGTGGGGGCGACTTTCGAGGGGTCCCCCGCGACCCCCGGGCCCGTCCGCCTGGGCAGGAACGTTTGCTACGTCGTGCTGGCCGTGCTCTTCAACCAGGAG GACGcgctgctgctggtgcaggaggCCAAGCCCGAGTGCCGGGGCCGCTGGTACCTCCCCGCGGGCCGCATGGAGCCGGGCGAGGCCATCGTGGCGGCGCTGCGGAGGGAGGTGCGGGAGGAGTCGGGGCTGGAGTGCGAGCCCGTCACGCTGCTGGCCCTGGAGGAGCGGGGCCCGGCCTGGATCCGCTTCTCCTTCCTGGCACGGGCCACAG GTGGGACCCTGAAGACCCTGGAGGAGGCTGACTCCGAGTCCCTCCAAGCCACCTGGTGGCCCGGGGACCCGCGCTCGCTGCCGCTGCGCTCTCCGGACATCCTGCCCGTGCTGGAGCTCGCCGCCCGCTACCGCCGCAGCCCCGCTCACCCCCCGACGCTGCCGcgggagctgccctgctccccgCTCTGCCTGCgcctcctgctgcccttctccaACGCCTCCGGCgacctgtggctgctgctggccaccGCTGGCACCCCGCACCTGCCCGTGGTGGCCTGCGGCACGTCCCCCTCCGAGCTGCGTGCGGGGCTGCGCCCGCCGCTGCTGCGGCTGCTGCGGGAGCGCCTGGCCTGGGAGCCGCAGCCCGcggctctggggctgctggggctgcagcaccgCCCTGGCGACTCTGGGGACACCGATGGCATCTGCTTCAACGTGCTGCTGAGCGTGGCCCCGGGCAGGCAGCGGGAGCAGCCCCCCGAGCCCCGAGACCCCGCGCTGTGCTGGTGGCCGGTGCGGGAGGAGCGGCTGCGGGGCCGCGTCCTGCGGAGGCTCCGTGCCACCGTGCCCGTCCGGAGCTAG
- the LOC108963607 gene encoding actin filament-associated protein 1-like 1 translates to MPHALKVTGTAGEVLVIGFQSRQQAEDWRKVIEEVSSDAPSGLAALSVPASPSSRLSRPAAPQLGKEEEEDENGSRRSPARSPRPGEDSKGGFLAVRLRGRWQRLWCAVRHGALRMFPEPGAAQRPVCALRLDGCEVSPGAAAGSPQNLRIRIAQRGRELALLQTRSDEEREAWLKTLQARGGVEPKKGDGPPPRPPRPSSRPAAGGLLLRRVPTPNAYMDDPFGQPPPAETPKHLYSNAERLQQLQQSLDRAAQGQRPRPASALPACASSHAPGGARPAQAAAPAALRARPASAQLPQDSPSLQSRALSRSQHTLTLPQRKGTREGLDVLVGNRAFPKLEEKVGQLERGVKGRLRAGSEMNLLALGKSLKGHIAATAGSAGSDVGDTVGGEGSFLRPLLKRTTSARSALRPPPSPVVAGKGNVMRKTKEWEMKSAM, encoded by the exons ATGCCCCACGCCCTGAAGGTGACAGGGACGGCAGGAGAGGTGCTGGTCATCGGCTTCCAGAGCCGGCAGCAGGCTGAGGACTGGAGGAAG GTGATCGAGGAGGTGAGCAGCGATGCCCCGAGCGGGCTGGCAGCCCTCAGTGTCCCTGCGTCACCTTCCTCGAGGCTCAGCAGG CCTGCCGCACCCCAGCTCGgcaaggaggaagaggaggatgagaaTGGCTCCCGGCGGAGCCCTGCCCGCAGCCCGCGGCCCGGAGAGGACTCCAAAGGAG GGTTCCTGGCGGTGCGGCTGCGGGGCCGCTGGCAGCGCCTGTGGTGCGCGGTCCGGCACGGAGCCCTGCGCATGTTCCCGGAGCCCGGCGCTGCCCAGCGCCCCGTGTGCGCCCTGCGCCTGGACGGCTGCGAGGTGTCCCCCGGGGCGGCCGCCGGCTCCCCACAAAACCTTCGGATCCGCATCGCCCAGCGCGGCCGGGAGCTCgccctgctgcag ACCCGCTCGGACGAGGAAAGGGAAGCGTGGCTGAAGACCCTGCAGGCCAGGGGAGGAGTGGAGCCAAAGAAGGGTGACGGGCCCCCCCCGAGACCCCCCAGGCCGAGCAGCCGCCCCGCTGCCGG ggggctgctgctgcGCCGTGTCCCCACCCCCAACGCCTACATGGACGATCCCTTCGGGCAGCCCCCGCCAGCCGAGACCCCCAAACATCTCTACTCCAACGCGGAgcggctgcagcagctg cagcagagcctggaccGGGCAGCGCAAGGGCAACGCCCGAGACCCGCGTCTGCCCTGCCcgcctgtgccagcagccacgCCCCGGGCGGTGCCCGGCCCGCGCAGGCAG cagccccagcagctctccgGGCCAGGcctgccagtgcccagctgccccaggacagccccagcctgcagagccgGGCTCTGTCCCGCTCCCAGCACACCCTGACGCTGCCCCAGAGGAAGGGCACGCGGGAAGGGCTCGATGTCCTCGTCG GGAACAGAGCCTTTCCcaagctggaggagaaggtggggcagctggagaggggcgTGAAGGGCAGGCTGAGAGCCGGCTCCGAGATGAACCTGCTGGCCCTCGGCAAGTCCCTGAAGGGTCACATCGCTGCCACCGCCGGCTCGGCCGGCTCCGATGTGGGGGACACCGTAGGAGGCGAG GGATCGTTCCTCAGGCCGCTGCTGAAGCGAACCACGTCGGCCAGGAGCGCCCTGAGGCCGCCGCCGTCCCCGGTGGTGGCGGGGAAGGGAAATGTGATGCGGAAAACAAAG GAGTGGGAGATGAAATCTGCCATGTGA
- the FHIP2B gene encoding FHF complex subunit HOOK interacting protein 2B isoform X1, with the protein MLSRLGALLQQAVETREPSVDLLEAFTEHWTGITGYYLEATDESVPARQTDIPWRLRQMLDILAHEERQRPPGDAGPCLEFLLQHKLLETLATLGKAEYPPGMRQQVLLFFSRLLGQLQHPLLHYLNVHRPVQKLLQLSGDRLGSGTEKEELQFTAVLCSKIQQDPSLLPYILEGKSILNGRRAPESPRAEGLEHSLGTTASSTHRAEGLEHPPGTAASSTHRAEGLEHPLGTAASSTHRAEGLEHPLGTTASSTHRAEGLEHPPGTSASSTHRNEGLEHPLGTAASSTHRAEGLEHPSGTSASSTPLEHPPGTTASSTPLEHPSGTSASCPPAQPCPPRRDSNLVTCLVALCRSKKSRVALKARENLLLLAGLSQEAAATCLVRGSALCQLLVGHLCHLYSAVPAGTDPADILAMDRASWRSQGDGAGDGEFPGKESLAEFLGWLDFLDELVMGAHPLVADAICEAMEEKFFQGILQPQLLQMSELAVLGATAVLTGTVRQLRAPALLHRLVLFLLGPHRHPETPGDAPHPLRAQLIDRCDHLCDEISLASLRLFEELLRKPHEHVAHNLVLRNLEARAYLQRGPEERGPPETDPEEDGLDLEEDPYFTDGFPDSFGATKNPSPALTRSGKGQVSEVVSSFLCLVPEEAKTSSCMEEGGYDTYVHDALGMVQACRASAAPWGWPSSPRPLDSCHSCHPRVAFYEGHFLKVLFDRMSRILDQPYSLNLQVTSVLSQLAAFPHPHLHEYLLDPYLNLAPGCRSLFSVLVRVIGELMQRLQRVPHSRAKLLLVRQQLLGLVPGEQVDHTVLFKGVVVLEEFCKELAAIALVKGPPEGPP; encoded by the exons ATGCTCAGCCGGCTGGGAGCGCTGCTGCAGCAGGCGGTGGAGACG CGGGAGCCCAGCGTGGACCTGCTGGAAGCCTTCACCGAGCACTGGACCGGCATCACCGGCTACTACCTGGAGGCCACAG ACGAGAGCGTCCCGGCGCGACAGACGGACATCCCGTGGCGCCTGCGGCAGATGTTGGACATCCTGGCGCACGAGGAGCGGCAGCGCCCGCCGGGGGACGCGGGGCCGTGCCTGgagttcctgctgcagcacaaactGCTGGAAACGCTGGCAAcgctgggaaaggcagag TATCCCCCCGGCATGAggcagcaggtcctgctctTCTTCAGCcgcctgctggggcagctgcagcacccgCTCCTGCACTACCTCAACGTGCACCGGCCCGTGCAG aagctgctccagctcagcgGGGACCGCCTGGGCTCCGGCACCGagaaggaggagctgcagttcaCCGCCGTGCTCTGCTCCAAGATCCAGCAGgatcccagcctgctgccctaCATCCTGGAG gGAAAGAGCATCCTGAACGGGAGGAGAGCCCCAGagagccccagggcagagggTTTGGAGCATTCCCTGGGCACCACTGCCAGCTCCACCCACAGGGCAGAGGGTTTGGAGCATCCCCCGGGCACCGCTGCCAGCTCCACCCACAGGGCAGAGGGTTTGGAGCATCCCCTGGGCACCGCTGCCAGCTCCACCCACAGGGCAGAGGGTTTGGAGCATCCCCTGGGCACCACTGCCAGCTCCACCCACAGGGCAGAGGGTTTGGAGCATCCTCCGGgcacctctgccagctccaccCACAGGAATGAGGGTTTGGAGCATCCCCTGGGCACCGCTGCCAGCTCCACCCACAGGGCAGAGGGTTTGGAGCATCCCTCGGgcacctctgccagctccaccCCCTTGGAGCATCCCCCAGGCACCACTGCCAGCTCCACCCCTTTGGAGCATCCCTCGGGCacctctgccagctgccctccagcccagccctgcccgccaCGCAGGGACAGCAACCTCGTCACCTGCCTGGTGGCACTGTGCAGGAGCAAG AAGAGCCGGGTGGCGCTGAAGGCTCGGGagaacctgctgctgctggcgggGCTGTCCCAGGAGGCGGCTGCCACCTGCCTGGTGCGGggcagtgccctgtgccagctgctcgTGGGACATCTCTGCCACCTCTACAGCGCCGTGCCCGCTGGCACCGACCCTGCTGATATCCTGGCCATGGACAGGGCCAGCTGGAG GTCGCAGGGGGACGGCGCTGGGGACGGGGAATTCCCGGGCAAGgagagcctggcagagttcctgggctggctggaCTTCCTGGATGAGCTGGTGATGGGTGCCCACCCG ctcgTGGCCGATGCCATCTGTGAGGCCATGGAGGAGAAGTTCTTCCAGGGAATCCTGCAGCCGCAGCTCCTGCAGAT gTCAGAGCTGGCCGTGCTGGGCGCCACGGCAGTGCTGACGGGCACAGTGCGGCAGCTCCGcgcccctgccctgctccaccGCCTCGTCCTCTTCCTGCTGGGGCCCCACCGGCACCCCGAGACCCCCGGGGACGCCCCCCACCCTCTGCGGGCACAGCTTATCGACCGCTGCGACCACCTGTGCGACGAG ATCAGCTTGGCCAGCCTGCGGCTCTtcgaggagctgctgaggaagcCCCACGAGCACGTGGCTCACAACCTGGTGCTGCGGAACCTGGAGGCCAGGGCGTACCTGCAGCGCGGCCCCGAGGAGCGCGGGCCCCCCGAGACGGACCCCGAGGAGGACGGGCT GGACCTGGAGGAGGATCCTTATTTCACCGATGGATTCCCAGACAGCTTTGGGGCGACAAAAAATCCCTCCCCGGCACTGACCCGTTCGGGGAAGGGGCAAGTGAGCGAGGTGGTCAGCAG CTTCCTGTGCCTGGTCCCCGAGGAGGCCAAGACCTCCTCGTGCATGGAGGAGGGCGGATACGACACCTACGTGCACGATGCCCTGGGCATG GTCCAGGCGTGCCGTGCCAGCGCAGCCCCGTGGGGGTGGCCCTCGTCCCCCCGGCCCCTGGACTCCTGTCACTCCTGCCACCCCAGAGTGGCTTTTTACGAGGGACATTTCCTCAAGGTGCTGTTTGACCGCATGAGCCGGATCCTGGATCAG ccctACAGCCTGAACCTGCAGGTGACCTCggtgctgtcccagctggccgccttcccccacccccacctCCACGAGTACCTGCTGGACCCCTACCTCAACCTGGCCCCCGGCTGCCGCTCGCTCTTCTCCGTCCTCGTCAGG gtgATCGGGGAGCTGATGCAGCGGCTCCAGCGCGTGCCCCACTCCAGGGCCAAGCTGCTCCTGGTgcgccagcagctcctggggttggtgccaggagagca GGTGGATCACACGGTGCTGTTCAAGGGCgtggtggtgctggaggagTTCTGCAAGGAGCTGGCTGCCATCGCCCTGGTCAAGGGGCCACCCGAGGggccaccctga
- the FHIP2B gene encoding FHF complex subunit HOOK interacting protein 2B isoform X2, producing the protein MLSRLGALLQQAVETREPSVDLLEAFTEHWTGITGYYLEATDESVPARQTDIPWRLRQMLDILAHEERQRPPGDAGPCLEFLLQHKLLETLATLGKAEYPPGMRQQVLLFFSRLLGQLQHPLLHYLNVHRPVQKLLQLSGDRLGSGTEKEELQFTAVLCSKIQQDPSLLPYILEGKSILNGRRAPESPRAEGLEHSLGTTASSTHRAEGLEHPPGTAASSTHRAEGLEHPLGTAASSTHRAEGLEHPLGTTASSTHRAEGLEHPPGTSASSTHRNEGLEHPLGTAASSTHRAEGLEHPSGTSASSTPLEHPPGTTASSTPLEHPSGTSASCPPAQPCPPRRDSNLVTCLVALCRSKKSRVALKARENLLLLAGLSQEAAATCLVRGSALCQLLVGHLCHLYSAVPAGTDPADILAMDRASWRSQGDGAGDGEFPGKESLAEFLGWLDFLDELVMGAHPLVADAICEAMEEKFFQGILQPQLLQMSELAVLGATAVLTGTVRQLRAPALLHRLVLFLLGPHRHPETPGDAPHPLRAQLIDRCDHLCDEISLASLRLFEELLRKPHEHVAHNLVLRNLEARAYLQRGPEERGPPETDPEEDGLDLEEDPYFTDGFPDSFGATKNPSPALTRSGKGQVSEVVSRPRPPRAWRRADTTPTCTMPWAWSRRAVPAQPRGGGPRPPGPWTPVTPATPEWLFTRDISSRCCLTA; encoded by the exons ATGCTCAGCCGGCTGGGAGCGCTGCTGCAGCAGGCGGTGGAGACG CGGGAGCCCAGCGTGGACCTGCTGGAAGCCTTCACCGAGCACTGGACCGGCATCACCGGCTACTACCTGGAGGCCACAG ACGAGAGCGTCCCGGCGCGACAGACGGACATCCCGTGGCGCCTGCGGCAGATGTTGGACATCCTGGCGCACGAGGAGCGGCAGCGCCCGCCGGGGGACGCGGGGCCGTGCCTGgagttcctgctgcagcacaaactGCTGGAAACGCTGGCAAcgctgggaaaggcagag TATCCCCCCGGCATGAggcagcaggtcctgctctTCTTCAGCcgcctgctggggcagctgcagcacccgCTCCTGCACTACCTCAACGTGCACCGGCCCGTGCAG aagctgctccagctcagcgGGGACCGCCTGGGCTCCGGCACCGagaaggaggagctgcagttcaCCGCCGTGCTCTGCTCCAAGATCCAGCAGgatcccagcctgctgccctaCATCCTGGAG gGAAAGAGCATCCTGAACGGGAGGAGAGCCCCAGagagccccagggcagagggTTTGGAGCATTCCCTGGGCACCACTGCCAGCTCCACCCACAGGGCAGAGGGTTTGGAGCATCCCCCGGGCACCGCTGCCAGCTCCACCCACAGGGCAGAGGGTTTGGAGCATCCCCTGGGCACCGCTGCCAGCTCCACCCACAGGGCAGAGGGTTTGGAGCATCCCCTGGGCACCACTGCCAGCTCCACCCACAGGGCAGAGGGTTTGGAGCATCCTCCGGgcacctctgccagctccaccCACAGGAATGAGGGTTTGGAGCATCCCCTGGGCACCGCTGCCAGCTCCACCCACAGGGCAGAGGGTTTGGAGCATCCCTCGGgcacctctgccagctccaccCCCTTGGAGCATCCCCCAGGCACCACTGCCAGCTCCACCCCTTTGGAGCATCCCTCGGGCacctctgccagctgccctccagcccagccctgcccgccaCGCAGGGACAGCAACCTCGTCACCTGCCTGGTGGCACTGTGCAGGAGCAAG AAGAGCCGGGTGGCGCTGAAGGCTCGGGagaacctgctgctgctggcgggGCTGTCCCAGGAGGCGGCTGCCACCTGCCTGGTGCGGggcagtgccctgtgccagctgctcgTGGGACATCTCTGCCACCTCTACAGCGCCGTGCCCGCTGGCACCGACCCTGCTGATATCCTGGCCATGGACAGGGCCAGCTGGAG GTCGCAGGGGGACGGCGCTGGGGACGGGGAATTCCCGGGCAAGgagagcctggcagagttcctgggctggctggaCTTCCTGGATGAGCTGGTGATGGGTGCCCACCCG ctcgTGGCCGATGCCATCTGTGAGGCCATGGAGGAGAAGTTCTTCCAGGGAATCCTGCAGCCGCAGCTCCTGCAGAT gTCAGAGCTGGCCGTGCTGGGCGCCACGGCAGTGCTGACGGGCACAGTGCGGCAGCTCCGcgcccctgccctgctccaccGCCTCGTCCTCTTCCTGCTGGGGCCCCACCGGCACCCCGAGACCCCCGGGGACGCCCCCCACCCTCTGCGGGCACAGCTTATCGACCGCTGCGACCACCTGTGCGACGAG ATCAGCTTGGCCAGCCTGCGGCTCTtcgaggagctgctgaggaagcCCCACGAGCACGTGGCTCACAACCTGGTGCTGCGGAACCTGGAGGCCAGGGCGTACCTGCAGCGCGGCCCCGAGGAGCGCGGGCCCCCCGAGACGGACCCCGAGGAGGACGGGCT GGACCTGGAGGAGGATCCTTATTTCACCGATGGATTCCCAGACAGCTTTGGGGCGACAAAAAATCCCTCCCCGGCACTGACCCGTTCGGGGAAGGGGCAAGTGAGCGAGGTGGTCAGCAG GCCAAGACCTCCTCGTGCATGGAGGAGGGCGGATACGACACCTACGTGCACGATGCCCTGGGCATG GTCCAGGCGTGCCGTGCCAGCGCAGCCCCGTGGGGGTGGCCCTCGTCCCCCCGGCCCCTGGACTCCTGTCACTCCTGCCACCCCAGAGTGGCTTTTTACGAGGGACATTTCCTCAAGGTGCTGTTTGACCGCATGA
- the HR gene encoding lysine-specific demethylase hairless, whose amino-acid sequence MASDARMGDTPVRWRRAPEAAQDSRGMESNGMLLSRSAAAELGLPAYPEPGKLSYAMEKGCPWRGSEGCLGPARELAGSRLGCPYPPAPPCLRDALSRPKDGAELPPLLPPRNGQPKAGWGEPCKEHPGPRWAEAVLAPLALYSHAYHRYPLPVPGLDAPRPGTAGKPRGAAGDAAGDPPAFHHCPFLVEAKHSPFLLSSLLPSGPPAEPPFGGAGAEGPGPVRDGRFAGPDWHLGSYGPAWGQPLYLGVPPRCKAALPPFDDCSSSGNKEFYAKKGPGFHPSSKNHAAPQLLGKSQAGQDRDGEGEPAVPELPGAPWRDGRAGGSSAVPAPHSRTPPPGASHPLFLLQPGSGGCGGPWVGARPHGADFSMDTGPGRPSEPKDERLGYRSAQPRSPSACGEPNPSPLLADGHYPAALAKPEPPPGCLCPTPGCDGCPGVGCGVPNPFEPTLGTAGGRFPCPPSNHTKLKKTWLTRHSEQSLPRSKASRRDGGPEPPGEGKRSAKRPHGTADGPRPAGEGAGAAKRGTKATAGPGGGTESAGDAEERRMELGEEGEDAQDEQRGRGEGGGIARSRGNFAAPFPAPTTRAGNTSGLRNLLRFSRAWQRFPGWAWMEMSLWGSAGAGTPRGGVGMPGLTSEQLQPYFPALLSGPVSSPRHSVPVTGSQHAGMLWVGRNPKRDLKPHPVPAPCHAQGHLPPSQLAPSPVQAALEHFQSLPAGVDRAPRCPQALPVSPEPP is encoded by the exons ATGGCCAGCGACGCGAGGATGGGGGACACCCCGGTGCGGTGGAGAAGAGCCCCGGAGGCAGCGCAGGACTCCCGGGGGATGGAGAGCAACGGGATGCTTTTATCCCGAAGCGCCGCTGCCGAGCTGGGACTCCCGGCCTACCCGGAGCCCGGCAAGCTGAGCTACGCCATGGAGAAAGGATGTCCCTGGAGGGGCTCCGAGGGATGTTTGGGACCCGCCCGGGAGCTCGCCGGTAGCCGCCTGGGCTGCCCCTACCCACCGGCCCCGCCGTGCCTGCGGGACGCGCTGAGCCGCCCCAAGGACGGAGCCGAGCTCCCCCCGCTGCTGCCCCCCCGGAACGGGCAGCCCAAGGCGGGCTGGGGGGAGCCCTGCAAGGAGCACCCGGGGCCGCGCTGGGCCGAGGCCGTGCTGGCACCGCTGGCCCTCTACAGCCACGCATACCACCGCTACCCCCTGCCCGTGCCCGGGTTGGACGCCCCGCGCCCCGGCACCGCCGGCAAACCCCGCGGCGCGGCGGGGGACGCGGCCGGAGACCCCCCGGCCTTCCACCACTGCCCCTTCCTCGTGGAGGCCAAGCACAGCCCCTTCCTCCTGTCCTCGCTGCTGCCCAGCGGGCCCCCGGCCGAGCCCCCGTTCGGCGGCGCGGGGGCCGAGGGGCCGGGGCCGGTGCGGGACGGGCGCTTCGCAGGCCCGGACTGGCATTTGGGCTCCTACGGGCCcgcctggggacagcccctcTATCTGGGGGTCCCGCCGAGGTGCAAGGCGGCTCTGCCCCCCTTCGACGactgctccagctcagggaaCAAG gAGTTTTACGCCAAGAAAGGACCCGGGTTCCACCCCTCGAGCAAGAACCACGCGGCGCCGCAGCTGCTGGGCAAGAGCcaagcagggcaggacagagacGGGGAGGGGGAGCCGGCGGTGCCGGAGCTGCCGGGAGCCCCGTGGAGGGATGGCCGGGCGGGGGGCAGCTCGGCGGTGCCCGCTCCCCATTCCCGCACGCCTCCCCCCGGCGCCAGCCACCCCctgttcctcctgcagcccggctcggggggctgcggggggcCCTGGGTGGGAGCACGGCCCCACGGCGCCGATTTTTCCATGGACacggggccgggccggccctCGGAGCCCAAAGATGAGCGCCTGGGCTACCGAAGCGCCCAGCCCCGCTCGCCCTCGGCCTGCGGTGAGCCCAATCCCTCGCCCCTGCTGGCGGACGGGCACTACCCAGCGGCTCTGGCCAAGCCGGAGCCCCCCCCGGGCTGTCTGTGCCCCACCCCGGGCTGCGATGGGTGCCCGGGGGTGGGCTGCGGGGTGCCCAACCCCTTTGAGCCCACCCTGGGCACGGCCGGGGGGCGTTTTCCGTGCCCCCCCAGCAACCACACCAAGCTGAAGAAGACGTGGCTGACGCGGCACTCGGAGCAGTCGCTGCCTCGCTCCAAAGCTTCCCGGCGGGACGGGGGTCCCGAGCCCCCCGGGGAGGGCAAGCGCTCGGCCAAACGCCCCCACGGCACCGCCGACGGTCCCCGCCCTGCCGGCGAGGGCGCCGGGGCGGCCAAAAGGGGCACCAAGGCCACCGCCGGCCCGGGTGGTGGCACGGAGAGCGCGGGGGACGCCGAGgagaggaggatggagctgggagaggaaggTGAGGATGCACAGGATGAGCAGCGGGGCCGGGGAGAGGGCGGGGGCATCGCCCGATCCCGAGGGAATTTTGCAGCCCCGTTCCCGGCGCCCACAACGCGAGCTGGGAACACGAGTGGGCTGCGGAACCTGCTGCGCTTTTCCCGGGCCTGGCAGCGATTCCCGGGGTGGGCATGGATGGAAATGTCCCTCTGGGGCAGCgctggggcagggactcctCGAGGAGGTGTTGGCATGCCAGGCCTGacctctgagcagctccagccctaCTTTCCAGCCCTACTTTCTGGCCCAGTTTCCAGCCCCCGCCACAGCGTGCCAGTCACAGGATCCCAGCATGCcggaatgctttgggttggaagaaaccCTAAAAGAGACCTCAAACCCCATCCAGTCCCAGCCCCTTGCCAtgcccagggacaccttccaccctcccagctcgctccaagccccgtccaagCCGCCCTTGAGCACTTccagtccctcccagctggCGTGGACAGGGCTCCACGGTGTCCCCAAGCGCTTCCCGTGTCCCCAGAGCCGCCC